In Geobacter anodireducens, a genomic segment contains:
- a CDS encoding flagellar basal-body rod protein FlgB → MPVDSMFGTTINALAKAVDLRARNHTKISANLANAETPNYTPTALSFEKELGTALKGNTMGSPATTHPRHIPLKGQAASIQGVEGTVIETPAPTPGRDNNGVELEAEMSRMAENQIMYNASIQILTKKFEGMKYAIKGQ, encoded by the coding sequence ATGCCTGTCGACTCTATGTTCGGAACGACCATAAACGCCCTGGCCAAGGCGGTTGACCTGAGGGCCAGGAACCATACCAAGATTTCCGCCAACCTGGCCAATGCCGAAACCCCCAACTACACGCCCACGGCCCTTTCCTTCGAAAAGGAACTGGGCACCGCCCTCAAGGGCAACACGATGGGGAGTCCCGCGACGACCCATCCCCGGCACATCCCCCTGAAGGGGCAGGCCGCGTCCATCCAGGGCGTGGAGGGAACGGTCATCGAAACCCCGGCCCCCACTCCGGGGCGCGACAACAACGGGGTGGAGCTTGAGGCCGAGATGAGCCGCATGGCCGAGAACCAGATCATGTACAATGCCTCGATCCAGATCCTGACCAAGAAGTTCGAAGGCATGAAATACGCCATCAAAGGACAGTAG
- the flgC gene encoding flagellar basal body rod protein FlgC (with FlgF and B makes up the proximal portion of the flagellar basal body rod) codes for MDFFSAMQVSSSALSAERTRMNLISANLANANSTRTAEGGPYKRKDAVFAATQVGEGFRSALDRMRKNAPQGVQVTGIVEDPNPPRLQYDPAHPDADARGYVALPNVNVVEEMADMIAATRAYEANVTAMQAAKNMALKTLEIGSR; via the coding sequence ATGGACTTTTTCAGCGCAATGCAGGTCAGCTCTTCCGCCCTGTCCGCCGAGCGGACCAGGATGAACCTCATCTCCGCCAACCTGGCCAACGCCAACTCCACCCGTACCGCCGAGGGGGGGCCCTATAAGCGGAAAGATGCCGTGTTCGCCGCCACCCAGGTGGGCGAGGGGTTCCGCTCGGCACTCGACCGGATGCGCAAGAACGCCCCCCAGGGGGTCCAGGTGACCGGCATCGTGGAAGATCCCAATCCGCCCCGGCTCCAGTACGACCCGGCCCATCCCGACGCCGATGCCCGGGGATATGTGGCCCTTCCCAACGTGAACGTGGTCGAGGAAATGGCCGACATGATCGCCGCGACCCGGGCCTATGAGGCCAACGTAACCGCCATGCAGGCGGCCAAGAATATGGCCCTGAAGACCCTGGAGATCGGTTCGCGGTAA